The following are encoded together in the Hydrogenobacter hydrogenophilus genome:
- the cas6 gene encoding CRISPR-associated endoribonuclease Cas6, which translates to MILRIILSAEDNIRLPKSYNHYLQAFFYKNMDPILSNFLHNIGFVYNKRRFKLFTFSKIIGKIIKKEGDFIVFDNNITVYFASPLIDIVSSSAKNLIKNDELFLVNNKLYLNSVDVIKPEINQEDIIVRCLSPITVYTTPLGQKRFQYLNPWDEKFYQIIKDNLLKKYEIIYNTSYRGELQVEPVKICQKYKKKVVYRKTLIEAWEGYYRIKGSKEILKLALEAGLGAKNPQGFGMVEVVKNVESS; encoded by the coding sequence ATGATACTTAGAATAATCCTCTCTGCAGAAGATAATATACGCCTTCCTAAAAGTTATAACCATTATCTACAAGCCTTTTTCTATAAAAACATGGATCCCATACTTTCCAATTTTCTCCACAACATAGGGTTTGTTTATAACAAAAGAAGGTTTAAGCTATTCACTTTTTCCAAAATAATAGGTAAAATAATCAAAAAGGAAGGAGATTTTATAGTTTTTGATAACAACATCACCGTTTATTTTGCATCGCCTCTGATAGATATAGTTTCCTCTTCTGCGAAAAATCTTATAAAAAATGATGAACTTTTCCTTGTAAATAACAAGCTGTATTTGAATTCTGTAGATGTAATAAAGCCAGAAATCAACCAAGAAGATATTATCGTAAGGTGTCTATCACCTATAACTGTATATACAACTCCTTTGGGACAAAAAAGGTTTCAATATCTCAATCCGTGGGACGAAAAATTCTATCAGATCATCAAAGATAACCTGCTTAAGAAGTATGAAATTATTTATAATACATCCTATAGAGGGGAGCTACAGGTGGAACCTGTAAAGATATGTCAGAAATACAAGAAAAAGGTAGTTTATAGAAAAACATTAATAGAGGCATGGGAAGGATACTACAGGATAAAGGGAAGCAAGGAGATTTTAAAACTTGCCTTGGAAGCAGGCTTAGGGGCAAAAAACCCACAGGGCTTTGGTATGGTGGAGGTAGTAAAAAATGTTGAAAGCTCTTAG